TACTTGCCTAGCAGGTTAGCTCCCTAGCACAGCCCGAGACCAGGGGCGATGGCATATGTGGATAAGCCCAGAACTGGAAGGTGGACGGAAGAAGATGaggtttaaggtcatccttgagTTCCAGGGCCAACCTGGGATTCATGAGAGTCTTTctcaagaaaagagaaggggagagaagaaaggaagggacacacacacacacacacacacacacacagtgtataagagaaaaacattccaaatgacaaataaatattaacaatTCTCATACCCCTTAATAGTCAAGGAAATTAAAATCTTAATGAAGGCAAGGCAGCTCTCTCGATGCATCTTGGATTGGTGCTCATGGGACTAGACCAGAATGACACATGGAGAGTAGAGTTTCCTAGCCTTTTATTGAAGGTACCATGATAGGACATGTCGCTTGGCTGTCAGCATTGTCTCTGTCACAAAAGAGATGGCTGTGGACAGAAGAAGCGCCGGAGTCCTATAGTAGTGCCCATTTGTAAAGGCAGGAGAAATGAGGCACCGTAGACTGCTGGGTACCAGCTGCCATCCAGACCAGTGGAGATGGAGCCAAGCATGGAGGGGACCCTGGGAGGCATGAGAAATTCAGGTGCCAGCCTGCCCCCAACATGAATAGCCTGAGGATGGAGATGGCCATGGCCCAGAAGGATCAGGAAATGTGGGTTGGAGAGGGAAGCAGGGATCAGGGATGGAACAACAGGCACAGAGAGAAGGCTGGGAGGGTGTAAGAGAGCTGTGGGGCTAAGGCAGAGCCGGCAAAGTGGAGGGCCACTTCCACGTTGGGGTTGCTAAGGGTGGGCTCAAACCACTTCTGCAGACACCGCCCACTGTTCCTGCGCTCGGGACTGGCCTTGAATGTGTTGTTCCAGATCTTCTCACACAGGTCATCCGGGGTGGGGAAGTGATACGAAAAAGGGAGGCAGGGCTCATGTGCGGGGCAGTGTTTCTTCTCTGTGGGGATTGAGAACGGGCTCCTAACTTTCCACTGTCCCTTCCCTTCTGAGCCCCGTGCAGCCTCACCCAGTCTGAGGGCCACAAGTGCGTAGTTAATCCACTCACCCTCACTCCAGTCCCAGCCATGGAGCCAGTTGGATTTACAAGTCAAAGATGAGTGGCAGGCTCGCCACCAGTCCTCACAATCCTCCTGGCACAGCGGCACGCCCCAAACCCGCTGCTCTTCCTGCCCGTTTGGGACCACCTGGATGCAGAAGAGAGGGGCATATTTTAATTCTTTACAATgtaagtattatttcttctctccGCGTGCACGTGTTTACATTCTGTAAATGCAGGcgaatgtgtgtgcgtgcacgcatgCTAGCACCCATGCCTCTCTCTGCAGAGCCCAGGGAACAACCTCAAGTATTGGTCTTCAGGCACCATCCACATTGGTTCGGATTTTCTCTTTGGCCTAGACCTGACCaagcaggctaggctggctggcaagCAAGCTCctgggacccacctgtctctgcctctgcagtgctgggattatagcaacATAcctccacatctggctttttttttttttttaaataaggattGAACTAAGGTCCTCATGCATAGTGATAAGCACTTCACTGACTAAGCTATCTCTCAGCCCTAGGCATCATCA
This portion of the Mus musculus strain C57BL/6J chromosome 9, GRCm38.p6 C57BL/6J genome encodes:
- the Izumo1r gene encoding sperm-egg fusion protein Juno isoform X6, encoding MMHCGLLTPACRKHFIQAICFHECSPNLGPWIQPVVPNGQEEQRVWGVPLCQEDCEDWWRACHSSLTCKSNWLHGWDWSEEKKHCPAHEPCLPFSYHFPTPDDLCEKIWNNTFKASPERRNSGRCLQKWFEPTLSNPNVEVALHFAGSALAPQLSYTLPAFSLCLLFHP
- the Izumo1r gene encoding sperm-egg fusion protein Juno isoform X1 yields the protein MGFSLWQVMAQWWQILLGLWAVLPTLAGDKLLSVCMNSKRHKQEPGPEDELYQECRPWEDNACCTRSTSWEAHLEEPLLFNFSMMHCGLLTPACRKHFIQAICFHECSPNLGPWIQPVVPNGQEEQRVWGVPLCQEDCEDWWRACHSSLTCKSNWLHGWDWSEGEWINYALVALRLGEAARGSEGKGQWKVRSPFSIPTEKKHCPAHEPCLPFSYHFPTPDDLCEKIWNNTFKASPERRNSGRCLQKWFEPTLSNPNVEVALHFAGSALAPQLSYTLPAFSLCLLFHP
- the Izumo1r gene encoding sperm-egg fusion protein Juno isoform 1 precursor (isoform 1 precursor is encoded by transcript variant 1) — protein: MAQWWQILLGLWAVLPTLAGDKLLSVCMNSKRHKQEPGPEDELYQECRPWEDNACCTRSTSWEAHLEEPLLFNFSMMHCGLLTPACRKHFIQAICFHECSPNLGPWIQPVVPNGQEEQRVWGVPLCQEDCEDWWRACHSSLTCKSNWLHGWDWSEEKKHCPAHEPCLPFSYHFPTPDDLCEKIWNNTFKASPERRNSGRCLQKWFEPTLSNPNVEVALHFAGSALAPQLSYTLPAFSLCLLFHP
- the Izumo1r gene encoding sperm-egg fusion protein Juno isoform X2, which gives rise to MAQWWQILLGLWAVLPTLAGDKLLSVCMNSKRHKQEPGPEDELYQECRPWEDNACCTRSTSWEAHLEEPLLFNFSMMHCGLLTPACRKHFIQAICFHECSPNLGPWIQPVVPNGQEEQRVWGVPLCQEDCEDWWRACHSSLTCKSNWLHGWDWSEGEWINYALVALRLGEAARGSEGKGQWKVRSPFSIPTEKKHCPAHEPCLPFSYHFPTPDDLCEKIWNNTFKASPERRNSGRCLQKWFEPTLSNPNVEVALHFAGSALAPQLSYTLPAFSLCLLFHP
- the Izumo1r gene encoding sperm-egg fusion protein Juno isoform X3, translating into MGFSLWQVMAQWWQILLGLWAVLPTLAGDKLLSVCMNSKRHKQEPGPEDELYQECRPWEDNACCTRSTSWEAHLEEPLLFNFSMMHCGLLTPACRKHFIQAICFHECSPNLGPWIQPVVPNGQEEQRVWGVPLCQEDCEDWWRACHSSLTCKSNWLHGWDWSEEKKHCPAHEPCLPFSYHFPTPDDLCEKIWNNTFKASPERRNSGRCLQKWFEPTLSNPNVEVALHFAGSALAPQLSYTLPAFSLCLLFHP
- the Izumo1r gene encoding sperm-egg fusion protein Juno isoform X4, whose amino-acid sequence is MGFSLWQVMAQWWQILLGLWAVLPTLAGDKLLSVCMNSKRHKQEPGPEDELYQEVVPNGQEEQRVWGVPLCQEDCEDWWRACHSSLTCKSNWLHGWDWSEEKKHCPAHEPCLPFSYHFPTPDDLCEKIWNNTFKASPERRNSGRCLQKWFEPTLSNPNVEVALHFAGSALAPQLSYTLPAFSLCLLFHP